The genomic interval GTTGGAGAAGGGGCCGATGAGCCTCGATGAAATTGTGAAACGCGTGCGGCGTTCAAAGCCGACGGTTTGTAATCATCTGGCGAAATTGAAGTTGGCGAATATCGTACGTTATGACAAACAGTGGCGTAGAACGAGTTATTGGATCAAGTATCCTGAGGAGGTGAGACAGTTCATGAAGATTTGCGAAAAGCTGGTGGCACGGACGACCCGACGGTTGAAAAAGGATTATTGAACTTCCTGTATCGGAAGAGTTGATTTAATACTCAATCCTGGTTCTGTTTTGAAATTACGGTCCAGAAGGTGTTGATTTTTTATTGTATTTTACGGATATTCGTTTGTGCCACCTGGTAGGTGAAAAAAAGATCGGTTACCGCTGAAACTCGGGTATTTGTATAATACTATTGACAAATACCCGAGTTATTTGTATAATGAATACGTTAAAAGGAGGTTCTATTATGTTCTATAAACGCGAGTTACAGCAAGAAGTTACAAAATATTTGGCTGACCGAGAGGCGATAATCATTCTTGGCTCCCGCCAGGTTGGGAAAACAACTCTTTTGAAGATGACCATGCAGGATCTCAAAAGTTCTGAGAAAGTCTATTATTTGGATCTTGAGGATCCCCGAAATCTTGATATTGTCGAGGAAGGAGTCGACAATCTTGTTGAGTACATTACTGTGCAAGGTGCTTCTACCCGCCGAAGAAATTATGTTTTTCTTGACGAAATTCATTATATGAAAAATCCTTCGCGGTTTATTAAACTTGCTGTTGATCATTATTCAGATAAATTAAAACTTATATGTACGGGTTCATCAGCGCTGGGCATAAAGATGAAATTTCACGATGCTCTCGTAGGCAGGAAGTTATTGTTTACACTTTATCCTTTGAATTTTCGCGAGTTTCTCATTTTCAAAGAGAGGCCTGAACTGGCGGCGAATTTGCCGACATTGCCTTTCAGTTTAAAAACAGATAAAACTCGATTTTTTATGGATGATTATCTTAGATATTTTTATGAATTCCTTATCTGGGGTAGTTATCCAAGGATAGTTCTGGAAAACACTTATGAGAAAAAAGAGAAACTTCTTGCTGAGATTGTAAGTTCATATATTTATAAGGATATAAGAAGTCTCTTCGATGTCCCTGATATTACGAAATTTAACAAGCTGGTTAAGGTTGTGGCGAGGCAAATCGGTTCTCTTGTTAATGTTTCTGAAATTGCCAGAACCGTAGGAATATCAAGAAACACGGTTCAGAACTATTTATCGATTCTTGAGGGTTCGTTTCTGATAGTATCGATTCCTCCGTATTCGAAAAGTGTACATATTGAAGTTCGTAAGGCAAAAAAAATATACTGGCTTGATAATGGTCTTCGTAACTATCTTATCGGTGATTTATCTGTTTCTCATTCAAGAGGTGACATTGGTTTCCTGCTTGAAAATGTAATATGTGCAGGTTTACTTAAGAGGATGAGATCCTTGGATAGTCTCTATTATTGGAGAACAAAAGACAGAACCGAGGTGGATTTTGTATTTAAGAGCGGCAGACGTCTAATACCAATTGAGGTTAAAATCAGCGGCCGGATTCATCGAGGTTTCACAAATTTTATGAAGCGATATAAAATCGCCTTCGGATTTATTGCTCATCTTGGTGGTTTTACAAAAGGACGCGTTTCTACTGTTCCTGCTTTTTGGTTAGCTTAAGTAATGATGAATTAATTCCCTTTTACCGACCTTCACCTCGTAAGTGGACTTTCCAAAAACCATTCAATTTAGATGTAAATATCTGTCAGGGGATAGGAGGGACCCTCGACTTTAATCCCACCCACCCGCAATCCCTTTAAAACCATCCACAACCATTTAACCTCCACCTTCATTCCTTAATTTTCCAATTTCTTAATTTGTTAATTTGACAATTTTCAAATTGTCGAATTGATTGCTACATTCGGTTTACTATGGAAACAGGCTTTACTATGTACATTATAGAAGACTTGATTTTTTTTTAGTATTATGTAAAATTTGAATATGGAAAGACTCACAAAAGAAGAAATCACGCGGATTCTCAGGAGGAACCGTGAGCTTTTGACCAGGTACCGGATAAAAAAAATTAGTCTTTTTGGCTCTTATGCCAGAGGGGAGCAGAGGGATAAAAGCGATATTGATTTCCTCGTTGAGTTTGAATCACCAATTTCAATATTTGAACATGTTCATTTGATCAATGAGTTAGAACAGATATTTGGTAAAAAGGTTGAGGTTTTATCCATAAAGGCGTTAAAACCAATCTTGAGTGAGACTATTCTGAAGGAGGCGGTAGAGGTTTGAGGAATTACCATCATTTTGTTCAAGATATTATTACTGCATGCGAGAAGATTGTTAGGTTTGTCGAGAATATGGATTTTGAACAGTTTTCAAAAGACGAAAAGACCGTTGATGCCGTTATCCGTAATTTAGAGATAATCGGTGAGGCAACAAGGAAAATACCTGATTCAGTGAAAGAAAGATACAACAATATCGATTGGCCGGCAATAATCGGAATGAGGAATATTATAATTCATGAATATTTTGGTGTAGATCTGGAAGAGATCTGGAAGACCATTAAAGAGGATATTCCCGCATTAAAATTATCAGTTAAAAAGCTGCTTAGTAATTAACCCCACTACCCACCACTCCTTAATTTTCCAATTTCTTAATTTGTTAATTTGACAATTTTCAAATTGTCGAATTGATTGCTACATTTTGGGGGCGGTTATCGGGTTGACAGGGGCTGATTTTGTTGTAAAATGGGGCATGAAGATAGTAGAGAAGAAGTATCGTGGTTCGCAGGTATGTCGGGTTCTGGGGTATCCGATTGCCTATGCCATTACCAGAATGTTGTTGGAGAAGGGGCCGATGAGCCTCGATGAAATTGTGAAACGCGTGCGGCGTTCAAAGCCGACGGTTTGTAATCATCTGGCGAAATTGAAGTTGGCGAATATCGTACGTTATGACAAACAGTGGCGTAGAACGAGTTATTGGATCAAGTATCCTGAGGAGGTGAGACAGTTCATGAAGATTTGCGAAAAGCTGGTCGCACGGACGACCCGACGGTTGAAAAAGGATTATTGAACTTCCTGTATAATAGTATTGACAAATAGCGCTATTTGAATATAATTCAGTAAATTAGCAATATGGCTAAAATACTGAATTGGCATATTTTTCGGAGTGAGATAAAGAAAAGGGGGATATTGATATTCACCCCGCATGATGTGGCGAGGATCTTCAATATCTCAGCCGTAGCGGTAAGTTTTTTTCTCTTCCGTAATACCCGTAAAGGCCTATTGATTCGGTTGAAAAAATCTCAAAAAGGGAGCCTTTATTGTTTTGCCGACGAGATACCTAATCGATATTTAATCGCCAATCGGATTTATGAACCGTCTTATATTTCATTTGATACCGCCTTATCTTACCATAGTATTATTCCTGAGTCCGTATATACAATATATTCTGCGACACCAAAATCAACGCGGGAATTCGTTATTACTGATATCAGATTTATGTATCATCGTATAAAGAAGAGTGTTTATGTCGGTTATGAACCCGTGCAATATCAAAATACAACCATTCTTATGGCTTCGGCTGAAAAAGCACTTGCTGATTATCTTTATTTTGTTATCATAAAAAAACGCACATTGCAGTATGAGAGATTGGCTTTGGAGCGCATTGATAGAAAAAAAATGTTCAGTTTTATAAAACTATATGGGAAAACATCCCTGGAGGATTTGGTTACTGAAATCTATGCTGACTATCGAAAAAATAAGAGAACTCACTAAGAAGTACCAGACGAATGAGCACAATGTCATCCGTGAATATGTGCAGCATCTGTGTCTATCTGCTCTTTACAAACATCGCGAAGCAGGAAATCTGCTTTTTAAGGGTGGTACAGCATTAAGGATGATTTATCATAGCCCACGTTTTTCTGAAGATCTTGATTTTACGGGCCGTTTTTACCATTTTCAGGATGTCGAAAAGTTATTTTTAAATACGCTTGTTGAGGTTGAACAAAGCGGGATTATGGTGGAGTTGAAGGAGGCGAAGAAAACCTCTGGTGGATTTCTGGGGATAATAGAATATCATCTATACGACCATACAGGTACGATATTTTTTGAGATATCGTTGAGAAAACCGAAAAAGAAGAGCAGAGAGAGTGAAGTGGTTACCATCGCGAGTGAATTCACGATTCCTTATACCGTTGTTCAGTTATCGACGCTGGACCTGGTTTCTGAAAAAGTCCAAGCTGTTACCACCAGGGCGAAGCCAAGAGATTATTATGATCTATATTTTATATTAAGGCATAATTTCTTGAGTAAATTGGTTGATAAAGGGATGTTCGCAGTCATTTTGAACCAGCTCGAGGGTAAGAAAATTGATTTTCGAAAAGAACTTCAGCATCTTTTACCGGTCAGTCACCATCGTATTTTGAAAAATTTTTCCGAGACATTGGAGAAAGAAATTAATTCGTATCTGTAATGCAGAACACGACTCCTTAATTTTCCAATTTCTTAATTTGTTAATTTGACAATTTTCAAATTGTCGAATTGATTGCTACATTTTGGGGCGGTTATCGGGTTGACAGGGGCTGATTTTGTTGTAAAATGGGGCATGAAGATTGAATATATTTTGCTTGACTTTCTAGCGGTTCTGGATATAATAACTGCATGAATAAAAGAATATCAATTGATAAGAATTTTGTCCGAAGAATAGAAGAAATAAGCAGTCAGAAACTCTCTGATTGCTATCAGTGCGGTCGGTGCACAGCCGGTTGTCCGTTCGCCAAATTTATGGATGCACCGCCCAATCAGGTTATAAGATTTATGCAGTTGGGTTTTAAGGATGATGTCTTGAACGCAGAGGGTCCTTGGTTTTGTGCAGCCTGTCTTGTGTGTCAGACACGGTGCCCCCGAGGTGTCGACATTCCAAGATTGATGGAGGCGGTAAGGGCCATTCATCTACGTGCGAAAGAAGGATTGATCGACGTTTCTGAAATCGATAAAGAGTTTCTCATGGATGCACCGCCTCTCGCTTTGATGAGTGCATTCAGCAAATATTCTTATTAATGAAAATGAAGCTCCCATATTATCCAGGTTGTACCTTATATACAAAAGCAAAGCCTTTAAATACTTCTTTACATGCTTCCTTCAACAGTCTCGGAGTGGAACTCGACGAGCTCACTCATTGGTATTGCTGCGGTACCACGTTCATCCTGGCACGCGACAACCGGATGTCGTTGATCGCCCCTTTACGGATACTCGCCAAGGCGCAGCAGACCAATGGTAAACTCCTGGTTCCCTGCTCCATCTGTTATAACACGTTGAAGCGTGCGAATTACATATTGAAGCAGGATAAGGAGACACTTGATATAATCAACGAACATCTCGAAGAGTCCTATGACGGACTGGAAGAGGTCGTTCATCCGCTTGAGTTTTTAAGGGATAACCTCTCTCTTCTTAAGGATAAGATTAAGAAGGATTTGAAGGCGTTGAAGGTCGGTTGTTATTATGGTTGTCTTCTTCTCAGACCGAAAGAAGAAGTTCAATTCGATGATCCGGAATCGCCGACTATTTTCGAGGATTTTGTCACGGCTATCGGAGCGACCCCTGTTGATTTTCCCCTCAAGGTCGAGTGCTGTGGTTCTTATCTTGTCGTGAATTCACCGGATGCCGCGATCGAGGTGTCGTACAAAGTGCTTAAGAATGCACAGGGTAACGGCGCCCAGGCTGTCGTGACATCGTGTCCATTGTGCCATTATAACCTCGACGCCCTGCAGAGCAAAATGAAGAAGACACATCCCGAATTCAAAGAGATTCCTGTTTTTTATTTTTCACAGCTTCTCGCTCTCGCCCTTGGTGTGGAGGAAAAGAATTTAGGATTGGAACAAAATAAAGTTTCACCCATTAATTTATTGAAGGAGCACAGCTTACTATGAAGAGAATCGGCGTTTTTATTTGTCATTGCGGTATAAATATAGCCAAGACAGTCGATGTTGAGGCTTTGACCGAAGAAATCAAGAAGTATCCCGGGGTTGAACACGCCGAGAATTATAAATATATGTGTTCAGATCCGGGCCAGAATCTTGTGGTGACGGCGATTAAAGAACATAAGCTCGATGCCGTTGTCGTGGCGGCGTGTTCTCCGACACTGCACGAGAATACCTTCAGAAATGCAGCTGAACGCGGTGGATTAAACCGTTATGTCTGTGAGATGGCGAATATCCGCGAGCACTGTTCGTGGGTGCACGACGATAAAGCGGTTGCGACGAGAAAGGCGGCTCATATCATCAAGAGTATTATTGAGAAGGTGAAGTATGATGAACCCCTGGAACCGATACATGTAAACGTCACCAAGCGCGCCCTGGTGGTCGGCGGAGGAATCGCCGGGATTCAGGCGGCGCTCGACATCGCCAATGCCGGAGTAGAGACCATCCTGGTGGAGAGAGGCCCGTCGATCGGCGGACGCATGGCGCAGCTTTCCGAGACCTTTCCGACACTTGATTGCTCCCAGTGTATTCTTACACCGAAGATGGTCGAGGTCTCGCAGCACAAGAATATCAAGTTGATGACGTATGCCGAGGTCGAGG from candidate division WOR-3 bacterium carries:
- a CDS encoding ArsR family transcriptional regulator, with the protein product MKIVEKKYRGSQVCRVLGYPIAYAITRMLLEKGPMSLDEIVKRVRRSKPTVCNHLAKLKLANIVRYDKQWRRTSYWIKYPEEVRQFMKICEKLVARTTRRLKKDY
- a CDS encoding nucleotidyl transferase AbiEii/AbiGii toxin family protein, which codes for MGKHPWRIWLLKSMLTIEKIRELTKKYQTNEHNVIREYVQHLCLSALYKHREAGNLLFKGGTALRMIYHSPRFSEDLDFTGRFYHFQDVEKLFLNTLVEVEQSGIMVELKEAKKTSGGFLGIIEYHLYDHTGTIFFEISLRKPKKKSRESEVVTIASEFTIPYTVVQLSTLDLVSEKVQAVTTRAKPRDYYDLYFILRHNFLSKLVDKGMFAVILNQLEGKKIDFRKELQHLLPVSHHRILKNFSETLEKEINSYL
- a CDS encoding 4Fe-4S dicluster domain-containing protein, with protein sequence MNKRISIDKNFVRRIEEISSQKLSDCYQCGRCTAGCPFAKFMDAPPNQVIRFMQLGFKDDVLNAEGPWFCAACLVCQTRCPRGVDIPRLMEAVRAIHLRAKEGLIDVSEIDKEFLMDAPPLALMSAFSKYSY
- a CDS encoding disulfide reductase codes for the protein MKMKLPYYPGCTLYTKAKPLNTSLHASFNSLGVELDELTHWYCCGTTFILARDNRMSLIAPLRILAKAQQTNGKLLVPCSICYNTLKRANYILKQDKETLDIINEHLEESYDGLEEVVHPLEFLRDNLSLLKDKIKKDLKALKVGCYYGCLLLRPKEEVQFDDPESPTIFEDFVTAIGATPVDFPLKVECCGSYLVVNSPDAAIEVSYKVLKNAQGNGAQAVVTSCPLCHYNLDALQSKMKKTHPEFKEIPVFYFSQLLALALGVEEKNLGLEQNKVSPINLLKEHSLL
- a CDS encoding ATP-binding protein; amino-acid sequence: MNTLKGGSIMFYKRELQQEVTKYLADREAIIILGSRQVGKTTLLKMTMQDLKSSEKVYYLDLEDPRNLDIVEEGVDNLVEYITVQGASTRRRNYVFLDEIHYMKNPSRFIKLAVDHYSDKLKLICTGSSALGIKMKFHDALVGRKLLFTLYPLNFREFLIFKERPELAANLPTLPFSLKTDKTRFFMDDYLRYFYEFLIWGSYPRIVLENTYEKKEKLLAEIVSSYIYKDIRSLFDVPDITKFNKLVKVVARQIGSLVNVSEIARTVGISRNTVQNYLSILEGSFLIVSIPPYSKSVHIEVRKAKKIYWLDNGLRNYLIGDLSVSHSRGDIGFLLENVICAGLLKRMRSLDSLYYWRTKDRTEVDFVFKSGRRLIPIEVKISGRIHRGFTNFMKRYKIAFGFIAHLGGFTKGRVSTVPAFWLA
- a CDS encoding DUF86 domain-containing protein; protein product: MRNYHHFVQDIITACEKIVRFVENMDFEQFSKDEKTVDAVIRNLEIIGEATRKIPDSVKERYNNIDWPAIIGMRNIIIHEYFGVDLEEIWKTIKEDIPALKLSVKKLLSN
- a CDS encoding ArsR family transcriptional regulator — encoded protein: LEKGPMSLDEIVKRVRRSKPTVCNHLAKLKLANIVRYDKQWRRTSYWIKYPEEVRQFMKICEKLVARTTRRLKKDY